From the genome of Mesorhizobium japonicum MAFF 303099, one region includes:
- a CDS encoding DUF1349 domain-containing protein: MRLEDMTVEGAAHGSVAVSGGTASFRSDGKTDWFFSPAGAARMANVPRLVWETAEPVFSLSAKVSVDFASAYDAGALFIEADEENWAKVAFEYSADQLPTIVSVVTRSTSDDSDGPKFSGAFVYLRIYCDGKTSALHFSEDGKFWKFLRWFTITGLDERPVKIGLGAQSPTGTGVTATFSDVELNFDVIADLRNGQ, translated from the coding sequence TTGCGCCTTGAAGATATGACGGTAGAGGGAGCGGCGCATGGCAGCGTCGCCGTTAGTGGCGGCACCGCGTCTTTTCGTTCTGACGGGAAGACGGACTGGTTTTTCTCACCCGCAGGCGCGGCACGCATGGCCAATGTGCCGCGGCTGGTGTGGGAAACAGCTGAACCGGTATTTTCCCTGTCGGCCAAGGTGTCGGTTGATTTTGCATCCGCGTATGACGCTGGAGCGCTTTTCATCGAGGCCGATGAGGAAAATTGGGCGAAGGTCGCTTTCGAGTATTCCGCCGATCAACTGCCTACTATCGTCAGCGTCGTCACCCGTTCCACGTCGGACGATTCGGATGGTCCCAAATTTTCCGGAGCTTTCGTCTATCTTCGGATCTACTGCGACGGCAAAACGAGTGCCTTGCATTTCTCCGAAGACGGGAAGTTCTGGAAGTTTCTGCGCTGGTTCACGATCACCGGCCTGGATGAGCGGCCGGTCAAGATCGGACTAGGGGCCCAGTCCCCCACTGGCACGGGCGTAACTGCGACATTCAGCGACGTGGAGCTGAATTTTGACGTCATCGCGGACCTGCGCAACGGGCAGTAA
- a CDS encoding alpha/beta hydrolase, which translates to MKSRFIKDERTVVHASNYGDAGEKVVRIDSDGRGLAGILNRPCGIPAPAVVLMLHGFTGQKNEFQLAKTGIGLFAYAAAKLAEQGIATLRIDFNGSGDSAGNWIDTTFSGQINDAMLAYDYLQTLRDVDGSRVGILGYSQGGLVASHVAALRPQASALVLWAPVTNPMSTFSSLVGAETVARAIAGEASEEIRTKLSWGGETTLKAAFYKELPLFAPAVAISRYHGPLRVVVGRREMIVAPQPAEGRSLLTHHGGVNDLVEVDSGHDWNAETSPDTVENVLIPSTVEWFGRFLNV; encoded by the coding sequence GTGAAGTCGAGGTTCATTAAAGATGAGAGGACAGTCGTCCACGCCAGCAATTACGGCGACGCCGGCGAGAAGGTAGTCAGGATCGACAGTGACGGCCGGGGCCTTGCTGGCATCCTTAACAGGCCTTGCGGCATCCCAGCGCCGGCTGTCGTTCTGATGCTGCACGGATTCACGGGTCAGAAGAATGAATTCCAGCTCGCCAAAACGGGTATTGGACTGTTCGCCTATGCTGCTGCGAAGCTAGCCGAGCAAGGTATTGCAACGCTGCGAATCGACTTCAACGGTTCGGGCGACAGCGCTGGCAATTGGATCGACACGACGTTTTCGGGCCAGATTAACGACGCGATGCTGGCTTACGACTACCTACAGACGCTGCGCGACGTCGACGGTAGCCGTGTCGGCATTCTCGGCTACAGCCAGGGCGGTCTGGTCGCCTCACATGTTGCCGCGCTACGACCGCAGGCATCCGCGCTAGTACTGTGGGCGCCGGTGACGAACCCAATGTCGACTTTTTCAAGCCTCGTTGGCGCCGAGACCGTGGCCAGGGCCATCGCGGGAGAAGCCTCAGAGGAGATCAGAACCAAGCTTTCCTGGGGAGGCGAGACAACCCTGAAGGCGGCGTTTTACAAGGAACTGCCGCTGTTTGCTCCTGCCGTCGCAATCTCGAGATATCACGGTCCACTGCGGGTCGTCGTCGGCAGGCGAGAAATGATTGTGGCGCCGCAGCCAGCGGAGGGACGGTCGCTGCTGACCCATCACGGTGGGGTCAATGATCTCGTCGAGGTGGATTCCGGTCATGACTGGAATGCCGAAACCTCGCCGGACACCGTAGAGAATGTTCTCATTCCGAGCACTGTCGAGTGGTTCGGCAGATTTTTGAACGTCTGA